A genomic segment from Dasania marina DSM 21967 encodes:
- a CDS encoding response regulator transcription factor, whose translation MRLLVIEDEAHLRTALLESLGRAGYAVDSADNGKDGLHLGLENPYDLAIIDLGLPQVSGLDVIRQLRQRECSYPILILTARSDWQDKVEGLEAGADDYVVKPFHFEEVNARVNALLRRSMGRAKAVLNFGPLHIDTTAKTASLNQQLMTLTSYEYNTLEYLALKAGNIVSKTELTEHLYDQDFDRDSNVIEVFIGRLRKKIDPDNSLKPIVTVRGQGYRFTLQETDEHA comes from the coding sequence ATGCGTTTATTGGTGATAGAGGATGAGGCCCACTTACGCACGGCGTTGTTAGAGTCGCTGGGGCGTGCGGGTTATGCGGTAGATAGTGCTGATAATGGCAAGGACGGCCTACATCTGGGTTTAGAAAACCCCTACGACCTGGCGATTATTGATTTGGGCCTGCCACAGGTATCCGGCCTAGATGTGATACGGCAATTGCGCCAGCGTGAATGCAGCTACCCTATTTTAATTCTGACTGCCCGCAGTGATTGGCAGGATAAGGTTGAAGGCCTAGAGGCAGGCGCCGATGACTATGTGGTCAAACCCTTTCATTTTGAAGAGGTTAATGCCCGGGTTAATGCGCTGTTACGACGTAGCATGGGTAGAGCCAAGGCCGTGTTAAACTTTGGCCCTTTGCACATAGACACTACTGCCAAAACCGCTAGCCTCAACCAGCAACTCATGACGCTAACCAGTTATGAATACAATACCTTGGAGTATCTGGCGTTAAAAGCGGGCAATATAGTTTCGAAAACAGAGCTTACTGAGCATTTATACGATCAAGATTTCGATAGAGATAGTAATGTTATTGAAGTGTTTATAGGTAGGCTGCGCAAAAAGATAGATCCCGATAATAGCTTAAAGCCTATAGTGACTGTGCGTGGCCAGGGCTATCGCTTCACCTTGCAAGAGACCGATGAACATGCCTAA
- a CDS encoding ATP-binding protein: MPNSLFGRLIFASVLLLTFFFSFIAYMTVEVFTHNIEDSIKKSLVLENHVLLSVAQVDNDSISIPESLHDPRFNKHESGLYGFITDTSGQMFWASYSAHSLHLNAELLGSNKLAVGKNHFIKNEQYYIYQHAVMWEVVSDEPQLIIFSVFEDRADTNKKIADFRKQIGRWLALTAVLLVLALVLILLWGTLPLRELARRLKLIEKGVATHIDGEYPVELRRLTKNLNQLITTERKQRERYHATLADLAHSLKTPLAVIQAELELGDKNNQSTSTLMQQASRIDDIIKHQLQRAVVSSPNTLSESVKVAASVEKIKGAFEKIYRDKGVQFSSDISSDAVFKGDQRDLMEVLGNVLDNAYKACNSTVMLKSYVENRYLYIEVHDDGKGVALENRNAILKRGLRADVSGAGQGIGLDVVRDIVGSYKGKVEIAESPLGGAVFILSFQFML, translated from the coding sequence ATGCCTAATTCATTATTTGGCCGCTTAATTTTTGCCAGCGTATTATTGCTAACTTTTTTCTTTAGCTTTATCGCCTATATGACGGTAGAGGTTTTTACCCATAATATTGAGGATTCGATTAAAAAAAGCTTAGTGCTAGAAAACCACGTATTACTATCGGTAGCGCAGGTTGATAATGACAGTATTAGCATACCCGAAAGCTTACATGACCCACGCTTTAATAAGCATGAGTCGGGCTTATATGGGTTTATTACTGATACTAGTGGCCAAATGTTTTGGGCCTCTTATTCTGCCCACTCCTTGCACTTGAATGCTGAATTGTTAGGTAGTAATAAGCTGGCTGTGGGTAAAAATCATTTTATAAAAAATGAGCAGTATTATATTTATCAGCATGCGGTTATGTGGGAAGTGGTTAGCGACGAGCCACAGCTGATAATTTTTTCGGTATTCGAAGATAGAGCAGATACCAATAAAAAAATTGCTGACTTTAGAAAACAAATAGGCCGATGGTTGGCGCTTACCGCTGTATTGTTAGTATTGGCTCTAGTGTTAATCCTACTGTGGGGTACCTTGCCATTACGGGAGTTAGCACGACGTTTAAAACTTATAGAGAAAGGCGTAGCTACTCATATAGACGGGGAGTACCCGGTAGAGCTAAGGCGTTTAACTAAAAACCTCAATCAATTAATTACCACCGAGCGGAAACAGCGTGAGCGCTACCACGCCACCTTGGCTGATTTGGCTCACAGTTTAAAAACGCCGCTAGCGGTGATACAGGCTGAGCTGGAATTAGGTGATAAAAATAATCAAAGCACTAGCACCTTAATGCAACAGGCTAGCCGTATCGATGACATTATCAAGCATCAGTTGCAGCGTGCGGTAGTGTCCAGCCCTAATACCTTGAGTGAGTCGGTAAAAGTGGCTGCCAGCGTAGAAAAAATAAAAGGCGCTTTCGAAAAAATCTACCGTGATAAGGGCGTGCAATTTAGCAGCGATATTAGCTCAGATGCGGTATTTAAAGGTGATCAGCGTGACTTGATGGAGGTGTTAGGTAACGTGTTGGATAATGCCTATAAAGCTTGTAATAGTACGGTAATGTTAAAATCCTATGTGGAAAATCGCTATCTCTATATAGAAGTGCACGATGACGGCAAGGGTGTGGCGCTAGAAAATCGCAACGCCATACTCAAACGCGGCCTGCGCGCCGATGTTAGCGGTGCTGGCCAAGGTATAGGCCTAGATGTAGTTAGGGATATAGTGGGAAGTTACAAAGGTAAAGTAGAGATTGCCGAATCGCCGTTAGGTGGCGCGGTGTTTATTTTAAGTTTTCAATTTATGCTTTAA
- a CDS encoding acyl-CoA thioesterase: MHQLLNGVVHPWLCDMMGHFTTRHYMAMFDDASYQLMAEAVGWDRNDPQWQGRGWADVRHEIEYVGELQSGDLLTVSGGIKTIGNSSLTVYFVMKNKLTGKLAATMTSKSVFFDLDARKATPITEMIRERMQGYLID, translated from the coding sequence ATGCATCAATTATTAAACGGCGTGGTACATCCCTGGTTGTGTGACATGATGGGCCACTTTACCACTCGCCATTATATGGCCATGTTTGACGATGCCAGCTATCAGTTGATGGCCGAGGCTGTGGGCTGGGATAGAAATGACCCGCAATGGCAGGGGCGCGGTTGGGCCGATGTGCGCCATGAAATAGAGTATGTGGGCGAGTTACAGTCAGGTGATTTACTTACCGTGAGTGGTGGCATAAAAACCATAGGCAATAGTTCACTCACGGTTTATTTCGTGATGAAAAATAAATTAACCGGGAAGCTTGCCGCCACTATGACGTCGAAAAGTGTGTTTTTTGATTTGGATGCCAGAAAAGCAACGCCGATTACAGAAATGATACGGGAGCGTATGCAGGGCTATTTAATAGATTAA